In Oryza brachyantha chromosome 2, ObraRS2, whole genome shotgun sequence, a single window of DNA contains:
- the LOC102713241 gene encoding DNA mismatch repair protein PMS1 isoform X3: MGGGSSPAIRPIGRSAVHRICSGQVIFDLSSAVKELVENSLDAGATTVEVTLRGYGEDSFTVSDNGTGIAPSNFQALALKHHTSKISDFGDLSSVATFGFRGEALSSLCALGKLTVETRTKDEQVGTRLEFAHSGLVTGESKMARPVGTAVTVEKLFSTLPVRSKEFRRNIRKEYGKVISLLNAYALISKGVRLVCTNTTGKNSKMAVLRTQGSSSLKDNIITVFGSNTFKCLQPFNVTISEGCQVDGFLSKPGPGSGRNSGDRQFFYVNGRPVDVPKVSKLVNELYRSSNAKQYPVAVLNFCIPTTSYDVNVAPDKRKIFFSSEQTILLSLREGIENMYCPQQCSFSINNIEDPEKEMDPAIGGSDENMCLIEKENVSATENDDHMDETDSDDEVAPENQKVTSSVTETVATGSKPRDVSPLPRGPPAQVDRSAWLSAYRHKQPEKMPTQVKGYLTRANQVRTGLATKSSPSSTVQPSIMNFLSQNKRKHEDSCNLISEAPVLRRETCLEQVRRTELGANAPDTLTSSISNIVNTPQGTNPLRHHSPQSFVPETTEDSPQYLEPPNIFSRTDEVPHLHPSDVHTTESEADKQHDRRHSKCGSPGRCSEVEPQNELTIISVHDAHPDGHGNAIHSGSLSFPVMKFTLADLRRRRKHSFMISHTNKGCFPEKTTRCYKAATLDNNVPDNEEGKSKSLAAATSELDRFFSKDDFGEMEVVGQFNLGFIIGKLDHDLFIVDQHAADEKYNFENLSQSTTLNIQPLLQMLKSDH; the protein is encoded by the exons aTGGGGGgcggctcgtcgccggcgataCGGCCGATCGGGAGGTCCGCGGTGCACCGGATTTGCTCCGGTCAGGTCATCTTCGacctctcctccgccgtcaAGGAGCTCGTCGAGAACAgcctcgacgccggcgccaccaccgtcgAGGTCACCCTCCGCGGCTACGGCGAGGACTCCTTCACCGTCTCCGACAACGGCACCGGCATCGCGCCGAGCAATTTCCAG GCGCTTGCTCTGAAGCACCACACCTCCAAGATCTCGGATTTCGGCGACCTCAgctccgtcgccaccttcgGGTTCCGTGGGGAGGCGCTCAGCTCGCTCTGCGCGCTGGGGAAGCTGACGGTTGAGACGAGGACCAAGGACGAGCAGGTCGGGACGCGCCTGGAGTTCGCGCACTCGGGCTTGGTGACCGGCGAGAGCAAGATGGCGCGGCCGGTCGGGACGGCCGTGACCGTCGAGAAATTGTTCTCCACGCTGCCTGTTCGGAGCAAGGAGTTCAGGAGGAACATTCGGAAGGAGTACGGGAAAGTGATCTCCTTGCTGAAT GCCTATGCCTTGATTTCCAAAGGGGTCAGATTAGTTTGCACAAATACCACCGGCAAGAATTCTAAAATGGCGGTGCTTAGAACTCAAGGGAGTAGTTCACTGAAAGACAATATCATTACCGTATTTGGTTCGAACACTTTCAAGTGCCTACAGCCCTTCAATGTGACAATCTCAGAAGGCTGCCAAGTTGATGGCTTTCTTTCCAAACCTGGACCTGGTAGCGGTCGCAATTCAGGGGATAGACAGTTCTTCTATGTTAATGGCAGACCTGTCGATGTGCCAAAGGTCTCCAAACTTGTTAATGAGCTATACAGAAGCTCAAACGCCAAGCAATACCCTGTGGCTGTATTGAATTTCTGTATTCCAACCACATCTTATGATGTGAATGTTGCGCCTGATAAGAGAAAAATTTTCTTCTCATCCGAGCAGACCATTTTGCTATCTTTACGTGAAGGTATTGAGAATATGTACTGCCCTCAACAATGCAGTttctccatcaacaacattgAAGATCCTGAAAAGGAAATGGATCCAGCCATTGGTGGGTCTGATGAAAACATGTGTTTAATAGAAAAGGAGAATGTTTCAGCTACTGAAAATGACGATCACATGGATGAAACAGATAGTGATGACGAGGTTGCACCAGAGAATCAGAAAGTGACTTCTTCAGTAACAGAAACAGTAGCCACTGGATCTAAACCCAGAGATGTGAGTCCCTTGCCAAGAGGCCCACCTGCTCAGGTTGATAGATCTGCTTGGCTTTCGGCCTATCGGCATAAGCAACCAGAAAAAATGCCCACACAAGTAAAAGGCTATCTAACACGAGCAAATCAAGTTAGAACAGGGCTTGCTACAAAGTCCTCTCCTTCAAGTACTGTTCAACCTTCTATCATGAACTTTctatcacaaaataaaaggaaacatgaagatagTTGCAATCTTATTTCTGAAGCTCCAGTGCTGAGAAGGGAAACATGCTTGGAGCAAGTGAGGAGAACAGAACTAGGAGCAAATGCACCAGATACACTAACCTCAAGTATATCTAATATTGTTAACACACCTCAAGGAACAAATCCTTTGCGGCACCATTCTCCGCAATCTTTTGTACCCGAGACAACAGAAGACTCACCACAGTATTTGGAACcacctaatattttttctcgtACTGATGAGGTGCCTCACTTGCATCCATCTGATGTTCACACTACAGAATCTGAAGCG GATAAACAACATGATCGACGCCATTCCAAGTGTGGTTCTCCTGGTAGATGTTCAGAAGTGGAGCCCCAAAATGAATTGACAATTATTTCTGTGCATGATGCTCATCCTGATGGTCATGGCAATGCAATACATTCTGGATCCTTATCTTTTCCGGTTATGAAATTTACACTTGCTGACcttagaagaagaagaaagcatagttttatgatatcACATACAAATAAAGGGTGTTTTCCTGAGAAAACAACAAG GTGTTATAAAGCTGCGACACTGGATAATAATGTACCAGATAATGAGGAGGGGAAATCGAAATCTTTAGCTGCAGCCACTAGTGAGTTAGACAGATTTTTCAGTAAAGATGACTTTGGAGAAATGGAG GTTGTTGGGCAGTTTAATCTTGGTTTTATCATTGGAAAGCTGGACCATGACCTATTTATTGTAGATCAG CATGCTGCTGATGAGAAGTACAACTTTGAGAACCTTTCACAGTCAACAACTTTAAACATACAGCCACTCCTTCA AATGTTGAAATCAG ACCACTGA
- the LOC102713241 gene encoding DNA mismatch repair protein PMS1 isoform X1, with protein MGGGSSPAIRPIGRSAVHRICSGQVIFDLSSAVKELVENSLDAGATTVEVTLRGYGEDSFTVSDNGTGIAPSNFQALALKHHTSKISDFGDLSSVATFGFRGEALSSLCALGKLTVETRTKDEQVGTRLEFAHSGLVTGESKMARPVGTAVTVEKLFSTLPVRSKEFRRNIRKEYGKVISLLNAYALISKGVRLVCTNTTGKNSKMAVLRTQGSSSLKDNIITVFGSNTFKCLQPFNVTISEGCQVDGFLSKPGPGSGRNSGDRQFFYVNGRPVDVPKVSKLVNELYRSSNAKQYPVAVLNFCIPTTSYDVNVAPDKRKIFFSSEQTILLSLREGIENMYCPQQCSFSINNIEDPEKEMDPAIGGSDENMCLIEKENVSATENDDHMDETDSDDEVAPENQKVTSSVTETVATGSKPRDVSPLPRGPPAQVDRSAWLSAYRHKQPEKMPTQVKGYLTRANQVRTGLATKSSPSSTVQPSIMNFLSQNKRKHEDSCNLISEAPVLRRETCLEQVRRTELGANAPDTLTSSISNIVNTPQGTNPLRHHSPQSFVPETTEDSPQYLEPPNIFSRTDEVPHLHPSDVHTTESEADKQHDRRHSKCGSPGRCSEVEPQNELTIISVHDAHPDGHGNAIHSGSLSFPVMKFTLADLRRRRKHSFMISHTNKGCFPEKTTRCYKAATLDNNVPDNEEGKSKSLAAATSELDRFFSKDDFGEMEVVGQFNLGFIIGKLDHDLFIVDQHAADEKYNFENLSQSTTLNIQPLLQVFCCIQNVEIRPLRLELSPEEEVIVSMNMSTIRKNGFVLAEDVHASPCNRFFIKAVPFSKNITFGAQDVKELISMLADSQGDCSIISSYKLDRTDSICPSRVRAMLASRACRMSTMIGDPLTKAEMKKILKNLTGLRSPWNCPHGRPTMRHLADLRTIKNEGWKATFS; from the exons aTGGGGGgcggctcgtcgccggcgataCGGCCGATCGGGAGGTCCGCGGTGCACCGGATTTGCTCCGGTCAGGTCATCTTCGacctctcctccgccgtcaAGGAGCTCGTCGAGAACAgcctcgacgccggcgccaccaccgtcgAGGTCACCCTCCGCGGCTACGGCGAGGACTCCTTCACCGTCTCCGACAACGGCACCGGCATCGCGCCGAGCAATTTCCAG GCGCTTGCTCTGAAGCACCACACCTCCAAGATCTCGGATTTCGGCGACCTCAgctccgtcgccaccttcgGGTTCCGTGGGGAGGCGCTCAGCTCGCTCTGCGCGCTGGGGAAGCTGACGGTTGAGACGAGGACCAAGGACGAGCAGGTCGGGACGCGCCTGGAGTTCGCGCACTCGGGCTTGGTGACCGGCGAGAGCAAGATGGCGCGGCCGGTCGGGACGGCCGTGACCGTCGAGAAATTGTTCTCCACGCTGCCTGTTCGGAGCAAGGAGTTCAGGAGGAACATTCGGAAGGAGTACGGGAAAGTGATCTCCTTGCTGAAT GCCTATGCCTTGATTTCCAAAGGGGTCAGATTAGTTTGCACAAATACCACCGGCAAGAATTCTAAAATGGCGGTGCTTAGAACTCAAGGGAGTAGTTCACTGAAAGACAATATCATTACCGTATTTGGTTCGAACACTTTCAAGTGCCTACAGCCCTTCAATGTGACAATCTCAGAAGGCTGCCAAGTTGATGGCTTTCTTTCCAAACCTGGACCTGGTAGCGGTCGCAATTCAGGGGATAGACAGTTCTTCTATGTTAATGGCAGACCTGTCGATGTGCCAAAGGTCTCCAAACTTGTTAATGAGCTATACAGAAGCTCAAACGCCAAGCAATACCCTGTGGCTGTATTGAATTTCTGTATTCCAACCACATCTTATGATGTGAATGTTGCGCCTGATAAGAGAAAAATTTTCTTCTCATCCGAGCAGACCATTTTGCTATCTTTACGTGAAGGTATTGAGAATATGTACTGCCCTCAACAATGCAGTttctccatcaacaacattgAAGATCCTGAAAAGGAAATGGATCCAGCCATTGGTGGGTCTGATGAAAACATGTGTTTAATAGAAAAGGAGAATGTTTCAGCTACTGAAAATGACGATCACATGGATGAAACAGATAGTGATGACGAGGTTGCACCAGAGAATCAGAAAGTGACTTCTTCAGTAACAGAAACAGTAGCCACTGGATCTAAACCCAGAGATGTGAGTCCCTTGCCAAGAGGCCCACCTGCTCAGGTTGATAGATCTGCTTGGCTTTCGGCCTATCGGCATAAGCAACCAGAAAAAATGCCCACACAAGTAAAAGGCTATCTAACACGAGCAAATCAAGTTAGAACAGGGCTTGCTACAAAGTCCTCTCCTTCAAGTACTGTTCAACCTTCTATCATGAACTTTctatcacaaaataaaaggaaacatgaagatagTTGCAATCTTATTTCTGAAGCTCCAGTGCTGAGAAGGGAAACATGCTTGGAGCAAGTGAGGAGAACAGAACTAGGAGCAAATGCACCAGATACACTAACCTCAAGTATATCTAATATTGTTAACACACCTCAAGGAACAAATCCTTTGCGGCACCATTCTCCGCAATCTTTTGTACCCGAGACAACAGAAGACTCACCACAGTATTTGGAACcacctaatattttttctcgtACTGATGAGGTGCCTCACTTGCATCCATCTGATGTTCACACTACAGAATCTGAAGCG GATAAACAACATGATCGACGCCATTCCAAGTGTGGTTCTCCTGGTAGATGTTCAGAAGTGGAGCCCCAAAATGAATTGACAATTATTTCTGTGCATGATGCTCATCCTGATGGTCATGGCAATGCAATACATTCTGGATCCTTATCTTTTCCGGTTATGAAATTTACACTTGCTGACcttagaagaagaagaaagcatagttttatgatatcACATACAAATAAAGGGTGTTTTCCTGAGAAAACAACAAG GTGTTATAAAGCTGCGACACTGGATAATAATGTACCAGATAATGAGGAGGGGAAATCGAAATCTTTAGCTGCAGCCACTAGTGAGTTAGACAGATTTTTCAGTAAAGATGACTTTGGAGAAATGGAG GTTGTTGGGCAGTTTAATCTTGGTTTTATCATTGGAAAGCTGGACCATGACCTATTTATTGTAGATCAG CATGCTGCTGATGAGAAGTACAACTTTGAGAACCTTTCACAGTCAACAACTTTAAACATACAGCCACTCCTTCA GGTGTTTTGTTGTATTCAGAATGTTGAAATCAG ACCACTGAGACTAGAACTGTCACCAGAGGAAGAAGTTATCGTTTCTATGAACATGAGCACTATCAG AAAAAATGGTTTTGTTTTAGCAGAAGATGTGCATGCTTCACCTTGCAACCgcttttttataaaagctGTTCCATTCAGTAAGAATATTACATTTGGTGCTCAAG ATGTGAAGGAGTTAATCTCCATGCTTGCTGACAGTCAAGGTGACTGTTCAATAATCAGCAGTTACAAGCTCGATAGAACTGATTCTATTTGCCCTTCGAGGGTTCGTGCTATGTTGGCTTCAAGGGCTTGCCGAATGTCTACTATGATAGGTGATCCATTGACAAAAGCTGAGATGAAGAAG ATACTTAAGAATTTAACAGGACTGCGGTCCCCTTGGAATTGCCCTCATGGGAGGCCAACAATGCGCCATCTAGCAGATCTCCGTACTATAAAAAATGAAG GATGGAAGGCAACTTTCTCATGA
- the LOC102713519 gene encoding uncharacterized protein LOC102713519 translates to MAETPSKAESMRKWVVDHKLRAVGCLWLTGISSSIAYNWSRPNMKTSVKIIHARLHAQALTLAALVGSAMVEYYDQKYGTSGPKVDKYTSQYLAHSHKD, encoded by the exons ATGGCGGAGACGCCGAGCAAGGCTGAATCCATGAGGAAGTGGGTCGTGGACCACAAGCTACGAGCCGTGG GTTGCCTGTGGCTTACTGGGATCAGCAGCTCGATTGCGTACAACTGGTCGAGGCCCAATATGAAGACTAGCGTCAAGATCATCCATGCAAG GTTGCATGCTCAAGCCCTAACTTTAGCTGCGTTAGTCGGATCTGCAATGGTGGAGTACTATGACCAGAAGTATGGCACATCTGGACCGAAGGTGGACAAATACACAAGCCAATACCTGGCACATTCGCATAAAGATTAA
- the LOC102713241 gene encoding DNA mismatch repair protein PMS1 isoform X4 yields MGGGSSPAIRPIGRSAVHRICSGQVIFDLSSAVKELVENSLDAGATTVEVTLRGYGEDSFTVSDNGTGIAPSNFQALALKHHTSKISDFGDLSSVATFGFRGEALSSLCALGKLTVETRTKDEQVGTRLEFAHSGLVTGESKMARPVGTAVTVEKLFSTLPVRSKEFRRNIRKEYGKVISLLNAYALISKGVRLVCTNTTGKNSKMAVLRTQGSSSLKDNIITVFGSNTFKCLQPFNVTISEGCQVDGFLSKPGPGSGRNSGDRQFFYVNGRPVDVPKVSKLVNELYRSSNAKQYPVAVLNFCIPTTSYDVNVAPDKRKIFFSSEQTILLSLREGIENMYCPQQCSFSINNIEDPEKEMDPAIGGSDENMCLIEKENVSATENDDHMDETDSDDEVAPENQKVTSSVTETVATGSKPRDVSPLPRGPPAQVDRSAWLSAYRHKQPEKMPTQVKGYLTRANQVRTGLATKSSPSSTVQPSIMNFLSQNKRKHEDSCNLISEAPVLRRETCLEQVRRTELGANAPDTLTSSISNIVNTPQGTNPLRHHSPQSFVPETTEDSPQYLEPPNIFSRTDEVPHLHPSDVHTTESEADKQHDRRHSKCGSPGRCSEVEPQNELTIISVHDAHPDGHGNAIHSGSLSFPVMKFTLADLRRRRKHSFMISHTNKGCFPEKTTRCYKAATLDNNVPDNEEGKSKSLAAATSELDRFFSKDDFGEMEVVGQFNLGFIIGKLDHDLFIVDQHAADEKYNFENLSQSTTLNIQPLLQ; encoded by the exons aTGGGGGgcggctcgtcgccggcgataCGGCCGATCGGGAGGTCCGCGGTGCACCGGATTTGCTCCGGTCAGGTCATCTTCGacctctcctccgccgtcaAGGAGCTCGTCGAGAACAgcctcgacgccggcgccaccaccgtcgAGGTCACCCTCCGCGGCTACGGCGAGGACTCCTTCACCGTCTCCGACAACGGCACCGGCATCGCGCCGAGCAATTTCCAG GCGCTTGCTCTGAAGCACCACACCTCCAAGATCTCGGATTTCGGCGACCTCAgctccgtcgccaccttcgGGTTCCGTGGGGAGGCGCTCAGCTCGCTCTGCGCGCTGGGGAAGCTGACGGTTGAGACGAGGACCAAGGACGAGCAGGTCGGGACGCGCCTGGAGTTCGCGCACTCGGGCTTGGTGACCGGCGAGAGCAAGATGGCGCGGCCGGTCGGGACGGCCGTGACCGTCGAGAAATTGTTCTCCACGCTGCCTGTTCGGAGCAAGGAGTTCAGGAGGAACATTCGGAAGGAGTACGGGAAAGTGATCTCCTTGCTGAAT GCCTATGCCTTGATTTCCAAAGGGGTCAGATTAGTTTGCACAAATACCACCGGCAAGAATTCTAAAATGGCGGTGCTTAGAACTCAAGGGAGTAGTTCACTGAAAGACAATATCATTACCGTATTTGGTTCGAACACTTTCAAGTGCCTACAGCCCTTCAATGTGACAATCTCAGAAGGCTGCCAAGTTGATGGCTTTCTTTCCAAACCTGGACCTGGTAGCGGTCGCAATTCAGGGGATAGACAGTTCTTCTATGTTAATGGCAGACCTGTCGATGTGCCAAAGGTCTCCAAACTTGTTAATGAGCTATACAGAAGCTCAAACGCCAAGCAATACCCTGTGGCTGTATTGAATTTCTGTATTCCAACCACATCTTATGATGTGAATGTTGCGCCTGATAAGAGAAAAATTTTCTTCTCATCCGAGCAGACCATTTTGCTATCTTTACGTGAAGGTATTGAGAATATGTACTGCCCTCAACAATGCAGTttctccatcaacaacattgAAGATCCTGAAAAGGAAATGGATCCAGCCATTGGTGGGTCTGATGAAAACATGTGTTTAATAGAAAAGGAGAATGTTTCAGCTACTGAAAATGACGATCACATGGATGAAACAGATAGTGATGACGAGGTTGCACCAGAGAATCAGAAAGTGACTTCTTCAGTAACAGAAACAGTAGCCACTGGATCTAAACCCAGAGATGTGAGTCCCTTGCCAAGAGGCCCACCTGCTCAGGTTGATAGATCTGCTTGGCTTTCGGCCTATCGGCATAAGCAACCAGAAAAAATGCCCACACAAGTAAAAGGCTATCTAACACGAGCAAATCAAGTTAGAACAGGGCTTGCTACAAAGTCCTCTCCTTCAAGTACTGTTCAACCTTCTATCATGAACTTTctatcacaaaataaaaggaaacatgaagatagTTGCAATCTTATTTCTGAAGCTCCAGTGCTGAGAAGGGAAACATGCTTGGAGCAAGTGAGGAGAACAGAACTAGGAGCAAATGCACCAGATACACTAACCTCAAGTATATCTAATATTGTTAACACACCTCAAGGAACAAATCCTTTGCGGCACCATTCTCCGCAATCTTTTGTACCCGAGACAACAGAAGACTCACCACAGTATTTGGAACcacctaatattttttctcgtACTGATGAGGTGCCTCACTTGCATCCATCTGATGTTCACACTACAGAATCTGAAGCG GATAAACAACATGATCGACGCCATTCCAAGTGTGGTTCTCCTGGTAGATGTTCAGAAGTGGAGCCCCAAAATGAATTGACAATTATTTCTGTGCATGATGCTCATCCTGATGGTCATGGCAATGCAATACATTCTGGATCCTTATCTTTTCCGGTTATGAAATTTACACTTGCTGACcttagaagaagaagaaagcatagttttatgatatcACATACAAATAAAGGGTGTTTTCCTGAGAAAACAACAAG GTGTTATAAAGCTGCGACACTGGATAATAATGTACCAGATAATGAGGAGGGGAAATCGAAATCTTTAGCTGCAGCCACTAGTGAGTTAGACAGATTTTTCAGTAAAGATGACTTTGGAGAAATGGAG GTTGTTGGGCAGTTTAATCTTGGTTTTATCATTGGAAAGCTGGACCATGACCTATTTATTGTAGATCAG CATGCTGCTGATGAGAAGTACAACTTTGAGAACCTTTCACAGTCAACAACTTTAAACATACAGCCACTCCTTCAGTGA
- the LOC102713241 gene encoding DNA mismatch repair protein PMS1 isoform X2: MGGGSSPAIRPIGRSAVHRICSGQVIFDLSSAVKELVENSLDAGATTVEVTLRGYGEDSFTVSDNGTGIAPSNFQALALKHHTSKISDFGDLSSVATFGFRGEALSSLCALGKLTVETRTKDEQVGTRLEFAHSGLVTGESKMARPVGTAVTVEKLFSTLPVRSKEFRRNIRKEYGKVISLLNAYALISKGVRLVCTNTTGKNSKMAVLRTQGSSSLKDNIITVFGSNTFKCLQPFNVTISEGCQVDGFLSKPGPGSGRNSGDRQFFYVNGRPVDVPKVSKLVNELYRSSNAKQYPVAVLNFCIPTTSYDVNVAPDKRKIFFSSEQTILLSLREGIENMYCPQQCSFSINNIEDPEKEMDPAIGGSDENMCLIEKENVSATENDDHMDETDSDDEVAPENQKVTSSVTETVATGSKPRDVSPLPRGPPAQVDRSAWLSAYRHKQPEKMPTQVKGYLTRANQVRTGLATKSSPSSTVQPSIMNFLSQNKRKHEDSCNLISEAPVLRRETCLEQVRRTELGANAPDTLTSSISNIVNTPQGTNPLRHHSPQSFVPETTEDSPQYLEPPNIFSRTDEVPHLHPSDVHTTESEADKQHDRRHSKCGSPGRCSEVEPQNELTIISVHDAHPDGHGNAIHSGSLSFPVMKFTLADLRRRRKHSFMISHTNKGCFPEKTTRCYKAATLDNNVPDNEEGKSKSLAAATSELDRFFSKDDFGEMEVVGQFNLGFIIGKLDHDLFIVDQHAADEKYNFENLSQSTTLNIQPLLQPLRLELSPEEEVIVSMNMSTIRKNGFVLAEDVHASPCNRFFIKAVPFSKNITFGAQDVKELISMLADSQGDCSIISSYKLDRTDSICPSRVRAMLASRACRMSTMIGDPLTKAEMKKILKNLTGLRSPWNCPHGRPTMRHLADLRTIKNEGWKATFS, translated from the exons aTGGGGGgcggctcgtcgccggcgataCGGCCGATCGGGAGGTCCGCGGTGCACCGGATTTGCTCCGGTCAGGTCATCTTCGacctctcctccgccgtcaAGGAGCTCGTCGAGAACAgcctcgacgccggcgccaccaccgtcgAGGTCACCCTCCGCGGCTACGGCGAGGACTCCTTCACCGTCTCCGACAACGGCACCGGCATCGCGCCGAGCAATTTCCAG GCGCTTGCTCTGAAGCACCACACCTCCAAGATCTCGGATTTCGGCGACCTCAgctccgtcgccaccttcgGGTTCCGTGGGGAGGCGCTCAGCTCGCTCTGCGCGCTGGGGAAGCTGACGGTTGAGACGAGGACCAAGGACGAGCAGGTCGGGACGCGCCTGGAGTTCGCGCACTCGGGCTTGGTGACCGGCGAGAGCAAGATGGCGCGGCCGGTCGGGACGGCCGTGACCGTCGAGAAATTGTTCTCCACGCTGCCTGTTCGGAGCAAGGAGTTCAGGAGGAACATTCGGAAGGAGTACGGGAAAGTGATCTCCTTGCTGAAT GCCTATGCCTTGATTTCCAAAGGGGTCAGATTAGTTTGCACAAATACCACCGGCAAGAATTCTAAAATGGCGGTGCTTAGAACTCAAGGGAGTAGTTCACTGAAAGACAATATCATTACCGTATTTGGTTCGAACACTTTCAAGTGCCTACAGCCCTTCAATGTGACAATCTCAGAAGGCTGCCAAGTTGATGGCTTTCTTTCCAAACCTGGACCTGGTAGCGGTCGCAATTCAGGGGATAGACAGTTCTTCTATGTTAATGGCAGACCTGTCGATGTGCCAAAGGTCTCCAAACTTGTTAATGAGCTATACAGAAGCTCAAACGCCAAGCAATACCCTGTGGCTGTATTGAATTTCTGTATTCCAACCACATCTTATGATGTGAATGTTGCGCCTGATAAGAGAAAAATTTTCTTCTCATCCGAGCAGACCATTTTGCTATCTTTACGTGAAGGTATTGAGAATATGTACTGCCCTCAACAATGCAGTttctccatcaacaacattgAAGATCCTGAAAAGGAAATGGATCCAGCCATTGGTGGGTCTGATGAAAACATGTGTTTAATAGAAAAGGAGAATGTTTCAGCTACTGAAAATGACGATCACATGGATGAAACAGATAGTGATGACGAGGTTGCACCAGAGAATCAGAAAGTGACTTCTTCAGTAACAGAAACAGTAGCCACTGGATCTAAACCCAGAGATGTGAGTCCCTTGCCAAGAGGCCCACCTGCTCAGGTTGATAGATCTGCTTGGCTTTCGGCCTATCGGCATAAGCAACCAGAAAAAATGCCCACACAAGTAAAAGGCTATCTAACACGAGCAAATCAAGTTAGAACAGGGCTTGCTACAAAGTCCTCTCCTTCAAGTACTGTTCAACCTTCTATCATGAACTTTctatcacaaaataaaaggaaacatgaagatagTTGCAATCTTATTTCTGAAGCTCCAGTGCTGAGAAGGGAAACATGCTTGGAGCAAGTGAGGAGAACAGAACTAGGAGCAAATGCACCAGATACACTAACCTCAAGTATATCTAATATTGTTAACACACCTCAAGGAACAAATCCTTTGCGGCACCATTCTCCGCAATCTTTTGTACCCGAGACAACAGAAGACTCACCACAGTATTTGGAACcacctaatattttttctcgtACTGATGAGGTGCCTCACTTGCATCCATCTGATGTTCACACTACAGAATCTGAAGCG GATAAACAACATGATCGACGCCATTCCAAGTGTGGTTCTCCTGGTAGATGTTCAGAAGTGGAGCCCCAAAATGAATTGACAATTATTTCTGTGCATGATGCTCATCCTGATGGTCATGGCAATGCAATACATTCTGGATCCTTATCTTTTCCGGTTATGAAATTTACACTTGCTGACcttagaagaagaagaaagcatagttttatgatatcACATACAAATAAAGGGTGTTTTCCTGAGAAAACAACAAG GTGTTATAAAGCTGCGACACTGGATAATAATGTACCAGATAATGAGGAGGGGAAATCGAAATCTTTAGCTGCAGCCACTAGTGAGTTAGACAGATTTTTCAGTAAAGATGACTTTGGAGAAATGGAG GTTGTTGGGCAGTTTAATCTTGGTTTTATCATTGGAAAGCTGGACCATGACCTATTTATTGTAGATCAG CATGCTGCTGATGAGAAGTACAACTTTGAGAACCTTTCACAGTCAACAACTTTAAACATACAGCCACTCCTTCA ACCACTGAGACTAGAACTGTCACCAGAGGAAGAAGTTATCGTTTCTATGAACATGAGCACTATCAG AAAAAATGGTTTTGTTTTAGCAGAAGATGTGCATGCTTCACCTTGCAACCgcttttttataaaagctGTTCCATTCAGTAAGAATATTACATTTGGTGCTCAAG ATGTGAAGGAGTTAATCTCCATGCTTGCTGACAGTCAAGGTGACTGTTCAATAATCAGCAGTTACAAGCTCGATAGAACTGATTCTATTTGCCCTTCGAGGGTTCGTGCTATGTTGGCTTCAAGGGCTTGCCGAATGTCTACTATGATAGGTGATCCATTGACAAAAGCTGAGATGAAGAAG ATACTTAAGAATTTAACAGGACTGCGGTCCCCTTGGAATTGCCCTCATGGGAGGCCAACAATGCGCCATCTAGCAGATCTCCGTACTATAAAAAATGAAG GATGGAAGGCAACTTTCTCATGA